The Methylothermaceae bacteria B42 genome has a segment encoding these proteins:
- a CDS encoding ATP synthase F0F1 subunit epsilon, which produces MAMIIHVDIVSAEEEIYSGQAEMVFAPAELGEVGIAPRHAPFLARLQSGEVRVKTTSGEELPFFVSGGMIEVQPHIVTVLADTAVRARDIDEAAALEAKRRAEEALKDRSGKIDYAKAQAELAEAVKQLQVLERYKKHKGRFEK; this is translated from the coding sequence ATGGCAATGATTATTCATGTGGATATCGTCAGCGCGGAGGAGGAAATCTACTCCGGCCAGGCGGAAATGGTTTTCGCCCCTGCCGAATTGGGAGAGGTGGGGATCGCGCCCCGCCACGCGCCTTTCCTGGCGCGCTTGCAATCCGGGGAAGTGCGCGTCAAGACTACCTCCGGAGAGGAGCTTCCGTTTTTTGTTTCCGGCGGTATGATTGAAGTCCAGCCGCATATTGTGACAGTGTTGGCTGATACCGCGGTTCGCGCGCGCGATATTGACGAAGCGGCAGCTTTGGAAGCCAAGCGCCGGGCCGAAGAGGCATTGAAGGATCGATCCGGGAAAATCGATTATGCCAAAGCACAAGCCGAATTGGCGGAAGCGGTCAAACAGCTTCAAGTGCTGGAGCGTTACAAGAAACACAAAGGCCGTTTCGAAAAATAA
- a CDS encoding glutamine--fructose-6-phosphate aminotransferase (Catalyzes the first step in hexosamine metabolism, converting fructose-6P into glucosamine-6P using glutamine as a nitrogen source) produces the protein MCGIVGAVAQRNVVPILLEGLRRLEYRGYDSAGIAVIDEGQIKRKRRRGKVAELAEAFKDDPFTGLTGIAHTRWATHGVPSEQNAHPHICRDTVALVHNGIIENHEALRREQKDQGYEFTSQTDTEVIVHAVYDQMRYTDSLLTAVQETVKQLDGAYALGVISTSEPNKLVACRKGSPLVIGIGIGEYFIASDISALLPVTQRFIFLEDGDIAEVTLDGVTIFNEQGEQVERPIKESEVNLDAVERGEYRHYMLKEIFEQPRAISETLEGRFSGLKLLEQSFGNQASEVFDNVKAVQILACGTSYHAGLIAKYWFESLAGIPCNVEIASEYRYREPVLLPNTLVVTISQSGETADTLAALEEAKRLGAMHSLSICNVQESSLVRESDLVLLTRAGPEIGVASTKAFTTQLVALMMLVIALGRRFKLDKVTEKRIASQLFSLPARIEDVLGLNQEIKEFSEHFADKHHALFLGRGSHYPVAMEGALKLKEISYIHAEAYPAGELKHGPLALVDAEMPVIAVAPNNSLLEKLKSNLQEVKARGGELIVFADETLDVHPDENTHVMRVTPAENEMSPVIFTVPLQLLAYHVAVIKGTDVDQPRNLAKSVTVE, from the coding sequence ATGTGTGGCATAGTTGGCGCAGTGGCGCAAAGAAATGTGGTACCAATTCTTTTGGAGGGGCTGCGGCGATTGGAATATCGCGGCTATGACTCTGCCGGGATAGCGGTGATTGACGAAGGGCAAATCAAAAGGAAACGCCGGCGTGGGAAAGTGGCGGAATTGGCGGAAGCGTTCAAGGATGACCCTTTTACTGGGCTGACCGGCATCGCCCATACCCGCTGGGCCACCCACGGCGTTCCCAGCGAACAAAATGCCCACCCCCATATCTGCCGGGATACCGTGGCCCTAGTTCATAACGGCATCATCGAAAACCACGAGGCATTGCGCCGCGAGCAGAAAGATCAAGGATACGAGTTTACATCCCAAACCGATACCGAAGTCATCGTCCACGCGGTCTATGACCAAATGCGCTATACCGATTCGCTGCTGACTGCGGTTCAAGAAACAGTAAAACAGCTAGATGGCGCCTACGCTTTGGGCGTAATCAGTACATCGGAGCCAAACAAATTAGTGGCTTGCCGCAAAGGCAGTCCTTTGGTGATTGGCATCGGCATCGGCGAATATTTCATTGCCTCGGATATTTCCGCATTATTGCCGGTCACCCAGCGCTTCATTTTTCTGGAAGACGGGGATATTGCGGAGGTTACCCTCGACGGCGTGACTATTTTTAATGAACAAGGCGAGCAGGTCGAACGGCCGATCAAGGAAAGCGAAGTCAACCTGGATGCGGTGGAGCGCGGTGAATACCGCCACTACATGCTCAAGGAAATCTTCGAGCAGCCCCGTGCAATTTCGGAAACGCTGGAAGGCCGCTTCAGCGGTCTGAAATTGCTGGAACAGTCCTTTGGCAATCAAGCTTCAGAAGTGTTTGATAACGTCAAGGCGGTACAAATACTGGCCTGTGGCACCAGCTACCACGCGGGACTGATAGCCAAATACTGGTTCGAATCCCTTGCTGGGATCCCGTGCAATGTGGAGATTGCCAGTGAGTATCGGTATCGCGAGCCGGTACTTCTGCCCAATACGTTGGTAGTGACCATTTCCCAATCCGGCGAGACCGCCGATACCTTGGCTGCTTTGGAAGAAGCAAAGCGCCTCGGCGCAATGCATTCCTTGTCCATTTGCAATGTGCAAGAAAGCTCCCTGGTGCGCGAATCTGATCTAGTGTTATTGACCCGCGCCGGTCCTGAAATTGGCGTGGCTTCCACCAAGGCTTTTACCACCCAATTGGTAGCGTTGATGATGTTGGTCATTGCTCTGGGGCGGCGATTCAAGCTGGATAAAGTGACGGAAAAGCGCATTGCTTCCCAGCTTTTTTCCTTGCCGGCACGGATTGAGGATGTACTGGGGTTGAATCAGGAAATCAAGGAATTCTCCGAGCATTTCGCCGATAAGCACCACGCTTTATTTCTTGGCCGGGGCAGTCATTATCCGGTCGCCATGGAGGGAGCCTTGAAGCTTAAGGAAATTTCCTATATCCACGCTGAGGCTTATCCAGCCGGGGAATTGAAACATGGCCCGCTGGCGCTGGTGGATGCGGAAATGCCCGTCATTGCCGTGGCCCCCAACAATAGCTTGCTGGAAAAGCTGAAATCCAATCTGCAAGAGGTGAAGGCCCGGGGCGGTGAGTTGATTGTATTTGCCGATGAAACCCTGGATGTCCACCCGGACGAAAACACCCACGTCATGCGGGTGACGCCGGCGGAAAACGAAATGTCGCCAGTAATTTTCACCGTGCCCTTGCAACTGCTGGCCTATCATGTTGCGGTTATCAAAGGCACGGATGTGGATCAGCCGCGTAATTTGGCCAAGTCAGTAACAGTCGAATAA
- a CDS encoding ATP synthase subunit beta, giving the protein MSSGKIVQIIGAVVDVDFPRESLPHVYHALKVENEDLILEVQQQLGDGVVRTVAMGSTDGLRRGMEVTNTGAPISVPIGTETLGRIMNVLGEPIDEKGPIGEKERWPIHRKAPSYEEQSPAQELLETGIKVIDLICPFAKGGKVGLFGGAGVGKTVNMMELIRNIAIEHSGYSVFAGVGERTREGNDFYHEMKESNVLDKVALVYGQMNEPPGNRLRVALTGLTIAENFREEGRDVLLFIDNIYRYTLAGTEVSALLGRMPSAVGYQPTLAEEMGILQERITSTKTGSITSIQAVYVPADDLTDPSPATTFAHLDATVVLSRQIAELGIYPAVDPLDSTSRQLDPLVIGHEHYDVARQVQSTLQRYKELRDIIAILGMDELSEEDKLTVSRARKIQRFLSQPFFVAEVFTGSPGKYVPLKETIRGFKGIVEGEYDDIPEQAFYMVGTIEEALEKAKKIAA; this is encoded by the coding sequence ATGAGTTCGGGAAAGATTGTTCAAATTATCGGGGCGGTAGTGGATGTGGACTTTCCGAGAGAATCATTACCCCACGTCTACCATGCGTTAAAAGTGGAAAATGAGGATTTGATTCTGGAAGTCCAACAGCAGTTGGGTGACGGTGTGGTCAGGACCGTAGCCATGGGCAGCACCGACGGTTTGCGCCGAGGGATGGAAGTTACCAATACGGGTGCGCCGATTTCAGTCCCCATCGGCACGGAAACCCTGGGAAGGATTATGAATGTCCTGGGCGAGCCCATTGATGAAAAAGGGCCGATAGGGGAAAAGGAACGCTGGCCAATTCACCGCAAGGCGCCCAGTTACGAAGAACAGTCCCCGGCACAGGAATTGCTGGAAACCGGCATTAAAGTGATCGACCTGATCTGTCCATTTGCCAAGGGTGGTAAAGTGGGTCTGTTTGGCGGCGCCGGTGTGGGCAAGACCGTGAATATGATGGAATTGATCCGCAACATCGCCATCGAGCACAGTGGGTATTCCGTATTCGCCGGTGTTGGGGAGCGTACCCGCGAAGGGAACGATTTCTACCACGAAATGAAGGAAAGCAACGTTCTGGATAAGGTGGCGCTGGTTTATGGCCAGATGAACGAACCACCCGGCAACCGTCTACGGGTGGCATTGACAGGACTGACGATCGCCGAGAATTTCCGCGAGGAAGGCCGGGATGTCTTGCTGTTCATTGATAATATTTACCGTTACACCCTGGCGGGGACCGAGGTATCCGCGCTTTTGGGACGGATGCCATCCGCGGTAGGTTATCAGCCGACCTTGGCTGAAGAAATGGGCATTCTGCAAGAGCGAATTACTTCCACCAAAACCGGTTCCATTACCTCCATTCAGGCGGTTTACGTTCCAGCCGACGACTTGACCGACCCGTCCCCGGCCACAACCTTCGCGCATTTGGATGCAACCGTTGTGTTGTCGCGGCAGATCGCCGAGTTGGGCATTTATCCTGCGGTGGATCCCCTGGATTCCACCAGCCGCCAGTTGGATCCTTTGGTCATCGGCCACGAACATTACGACGTTGCCCGGCAGGTTCAATCCACCTTGCAGCGTTACAAGGAACTGCGGGACATTATCGCGATTTTGGGCATGGATGAGTTGTCGGAAGAAGATAAATTGACGGTATCCCGCGCCCGCAAAATCCAACGCTTCCTTTCTCAGCCATTTTTTGTTGCCGAAGTGTTTACAGGATCACCCGGAAAATATGTGCCTTTGAAGGAAACCATCCGTGGCTTTAAAGGCATAGTCGAAGGAGAATACGACGATATCCCCGAACAAGCCTTTTATATGGTGGGAACCATCGAAGAAGCGCTGGAAAAAGCCAAAAAGATTGCAGCTTAA
- the glmU gene encoding bifunctional N-acetylglucosamine-1-phosphate uridyltransferase/glucosamine-1-phosphate acetyltransferase (forms a homotrimer; catalyzes the acetylation of glucosamine-1-phosphate and uridylation of N-acetylglucosamine-1-phosphate to produce UDP-GlcNAc; function in cell wall synthesis), whose amino-acid sequence MKLHVIILAAGQGTRMRSDLPKVLHTIGGRPLLQHVIETAQQLEPDSINVVYGHGADQVLARFSGWPVQWVEQAEQLGTGHAVQQVALPDDNGIVLIFYGDVPLLRAHTLQRLLQTAESERLALLTVKLDNPTGYGRIVRDSQGQVQRIVEEKDANEAEKAINEVNTGIMALPVSYLNKWLNRLENNNAQGEYYLTDVIAMAVDDGVVVETVLAENECEVQGINNKRQLAELERAYQESQAERLMDQGVTLRDPKRFDLRGEVEVGRDVEIDVNVVLEGQVKLGNRVKIGPNVVICNAMVDDDVEILANSHIDDAWIGAGSRIGPFARLRPGTRLARETHIGNFVEIKKSSVGEGSKINHLSYVGDSEVGNSVNIGAGTITCNYDGVNKFKTIIEDGAFIGSDTQLVAPVKVGKDATIGAGSTITRDAPEGKLTLSRSKQITVDNWQRPKKLEQER is encoded by the coding sequence ATGAAACTTCATGTCATTATCCTCGCTGCGGGACAGGGCACTCGCATGCGTTCAGATTTGCCAAAGGTATTACACACAATTGGCGGTCGGCCATTACTGCAGCATGTAATAGAAACCGCCCAACAATTAGAGCCGGACAGTATCAACGTGGTTTACGGACATGGCGCCGATCAAGTATTGGCAAGATTTTCCGGCTGGCCGGTGCAGTGGGTAGAGCAAGCGGAGCAGTTAGGCACGGGTCACGCAGTCCAGCAAGTGGCTCTGCCCGATGATAATGGCATTGTTTTAATCTTTTATGGCGATGTTCCTTTATTGAGAGCACATACCTTGCAGCGCCTTCTGCAAACAGCGGAATCGGAGCGGTTGGCGCTGTTGACGGTGAAGCTGGACAATCCCACCGGCTATGGGCGGATTGTCCGGGATAGTCAGGGACAGGTTCAGCGGATAGTGGAAGAAAAAGATGCCAATGAGGCAGAGAAAGCGATTAACGAAGTCAATACCGGCATCATGGCTTTGCCGGTTTCTTATTTAAACAAGTGGCTGAACCGTCTGGAAAACAATAATGCCCAAGGGGAATACTATCTGACCGATGTGATTGCCATGGCGGTTGATGATGGGGTGGTGGTTGAAACCGTGCTGGCAGAGAACGAATGTGAAGTGCAAGGCATTAACAATAAACGCCAACTGGCGGAACTGGAACGGGCGTATCAGGAATCCCAAGCAGAAAGGCTGATGGACCAAGGGGTGACTTTGCGCGATCCCAAGCGTTTTGACCTTCGGGGCGAAGTAGAAGTCGGCCGGGATGTAGAGATAGATGTTAATGTGGTGCTGGAGGGACAAGTCAAATTGGGCAATCGGGTCAAAATCGGCCCCAATGTGGTGATTTGCAATGCCATGGTTGACGACGATGTGGAAATATTGGCCAACAGCCACATCGACGATGCCTGGATTGGCGCGGGCAGCCGTATCGGCCCCTTTGCCCGATTGCGTCCTGGGACCCGCCTGGCGCGGGAGACCCATATTGGCAATTTTGTGGAGATCAAGAAATCCTCCGTCGGCGAAGGTTCGAAAATCAATCACCTGAGCTATGTGGGTGATAGTGAGGTTGGCAATAGCGTTAATATTGGCGCGGGCACCATTACCTGTAATTACGATGGGGTCAATAAATTTAAGACTATTATTGAAGATGGGGCATTCATCGGTTCGGATACCCAATTAGTAGCGCCTGTGAAAGTGGGCAAGGATGCGACCATCGGCGCCGGTTCCACCATTACCCGGGATGCGCCGGAAGGGAAATTGACGTTAAGCCGGAGTAAACAAATTACCGTGGATAATTGGCAGCGGCCTAAGAAATTGGAGCAAGAGAGGTAA
- a CDS encoding septation protein A, translating into MKLLFDFFPIILFFVAYKFQGIYVATMVAIAATFIQVGLVWIKHRRVEPMHLVTLVLIAVFGGATLYLHDEQFIKWKPTVINWLFGVAFLASQFFGKAPFIQRMMGGNVELPQPVWYKLNLSWALFFIFLGAVNLFVIYNFNTDIWVNFKLFGMLGLTFAFVLLQAVFLSRYMPEPESSTKE; encoded by the coding sequence ATGAAACTGCTGTTCGATTTCTTTCCCATCATCCTTTTCTTTGTCGCTTACAAGTTTCAAGGAATTTATGTTGCGACCATGGTGGCAATTGCAGCCACCTTCATTCAAGTGGGGCTGGTGTGGATAAAACACCGCCGGGTGGAGCCGATGCATTTGGTTACCTTGGTTTTGATCGCCGTCTTCGGTGGCGCGACATTGTATCTCCACGACGAACAGTTCATAAAATGGAAGCCCACCGTCATCAACTGGTTGTTCGGAGTGGCTTTTCTTGCCAGTCAGTTTTTTGGCAAGGCCCCCTTCATTCAGCGAATGATGGGGGGGAATGTGGAATTGCCGCAACCGGTCTGGTACAAGCTTAACCTCAGTTGGGCGCTATTCTTTATTTTCCTGGGGGCAGTCAACTTATTTGTCATTTATAACTTTAATACGGATATTTGGGTTAATTTCAAACTGTTTGGCATGCTAGGGCTGACTTTCGCCTTTGTCCTGCTGCAGGCAGTTTTCTTGTCCCGCTACATGCCGGAGCCTGAATCCAGCACCAAGGAATGA
- a CDS encoding hypothetical protein (unknown function; YciI from Haemophilus influenzae presents crystal structure similarity to a muconolactone isomerase, but does not seem to catalyze any of the predicted reactions based on sequence and structure similarity) has protein sequence MLYAIICEDADNSLNLRRENRPAHLQRLEKLQDDGRLVLAGPHPAIDSPDPGEAGFTGSLIVAEFPSLEAAKKWVDEDPYLKAGVYQKVIIKPFLKVFPK, from the coding sequence TTGCTGTATGCCATCATTTGTGAAGACGCCGACAACAGTCTGAATCTGCGCCGCGAAAATAGACCCGCTCACCTCCAGCGTTTGGAGAAATTACAGGACGATGGGCGTCTGGTTTTGGCAGGGCCTCATCCCGCTATTGATTCTCCCGATCCTGGCGAAGCCGGCTTCACGGGCAGCCTGATAGTCGCTGAATTTCCCAGTCTGGAAGCAGCTAAAAAATGGGTTGATGAAGATCCTTATCTTAAGGCGGGTGTCTATCAAAAAGTCATTATTAAACCCTTTCTCAAGGTATTCCCAAAATGA
- a CDS encoding deoxycytidine triphosphate deaminase, with the protein MDKQSQTEIEAAVFRRLIQHLQTHTEVQNIDLMITADFCRNCLAKWIKAEAEARGIEIDYPKAQEIVYGMPYSEWKKQFQTEATPQQLKAYEARQRQKQKSET; encoded by the coding sequence ATGGACAAACAAAGCCAAACCGAAATTGAAGCTGCTGTTTTCAGAAGGCTGATTCAGCATTTACAAACCCACACTGAAGTACAAAATATCGATTTGATGATTACCGCCGATTTTTGCCGGAACTGTCTGGCTAAATGGATTAAGGCAGAGGCGGAGGCCAGGGGCATTGAAATCGACTACCCAAAGGCTCAAGAAATAGTTTATGGCATGCCTTACTCTGAATGGAAAAAACAGTTTCAGACGGAAGCCACGCCGCAGCAGCTAAAGGCCTACGAAGCGCGGCAACGTCAGAAACAAAAGTCGGAAACATAA
- the ligA gene encoding DNA ligase (NAD(+)) LigA (this protein catalyzes the formation of phosphodiester linkages between 5'-phosphoryl and 3'-hydroxyl groups in double-stranded DNA using NAD as a coenzyme and as the energy source for the reaction; essential for DNA replication and repair of damaged DNA; similar to ligase LigB): MAVPESIRKRAEELRKEIEYHNYRYYVLDEPVISDAEYDALMAELKRLEAQYPELITPDSPTQRIGAPPSEAFAPVRHEVPMLSLENAFTDEDVREFDRRVRERLGVESVEYTAEPKLDGLAVSILYEHGYLSLAATRGDGYTGENVTANVKTIRTIPLKLEGSGWPDRFEIRGEVFMPIEGFKQLNEWALKHGEKVFANPRNAAAGSLRQLDPKITARRPLDFFCYGHGLYPPEQLPEKHHQLLEKFKSWGIPVSPELAVVQSVEGCLRYYRRMLEKRESLPYEADGVVYKVNRFDWQEQLGYIARAPRWAIAHKFPAHEATTVVEDIEVQVGRTGILTPVAKLKPVQVGGVTVSSATLHNFEEVKRKDIRVGDTVIVRRAGDVIPEVVKVIKEKRPPDTKPVEPPDHCPVCGAEVVSEPGETLIRCSGGLFCPAQRKGSIKHFASRRAMDIEGLGDKLIDQLLEKGLVKTVADLYDLTVDQLASLERMGKKSAQNLINALEKSKHTTLARFLYALGIREVGEVTAQILADHFRSLEKLMSASEEALESIPGIGPIVAKHIVTFFRQPHNLEIIQRLRKAGVHWEEPEEETGPKPLSGKTIVFTGTLSSMSRDEAKKRIEALGARATNTVSKNTDYVVVGENPGSKLNKARQLGVTILDEEQFLDLLQQFDAI; the protein is encoded by the coding sequence GTGGCAGTTCCAGAATCCATCCGCAAAAGGGCCGAAGAACTCCGCAAGGAGATCGAGTATCACAATTACCGTTATTACGTTCTCGACGAGCCCGTCATTTCCGACGCTGAATATGACGCCTTGATGGCGGAACTGAAGCGGCTCGAGGCACAATATCCGGAATTGATTACCCCGGACTCCCCCACCCAGCGCATCGGCGCGCCCCCCTCGGAAGCCTTCGCGCCCGTTCGCCATGAAGTGCCGATGCTGTCTCTGGAAAACGCCTTTACTGATGAGGATGTCCGCGAGTTCGACCGGCGGGTCCGGGAGCGGCTGGGGGTGGAGAGCGTCGAATACACCGCCGAACCCAAACTGGACGGCCTGGCGGTGAGCATCCTCTACGAACACGGCTATTTAAGCCTGGCGGCTACCCGGGGCGACGGGTACACAGGAGAAAACGTCACTGCCAACGTGAAAACCATCCGTACCATTCCATTAAAACTCGAAGGCTCTGGCTGGCCGGACCGCTTTGAAATTCGCGGCGAAGTCTTTATGCCCATCGAAGGGTTCAAGCAGCTGAATGAATGGGCGCTCAAACACGGTGAGAAGGTCTTCGCCAATCCCCGCAATGCCGCCGCAGGCAGCCTGCGTCAATTGGATCCGAAAATCACCGCCCGCCGGCCTCTGGATTTTTTCTGCTACGGCCATGGCTTGTACCCACCCGAACAGCTGCCAGAAAAACACCATCAGTTGTTGGAGAAATTTAAATCCTGGGGTATTCCCGTTTCGCCGGAATTGGCGGTAGTACAATCCGTGGAAGGCTGCTTGCGTTATTACCGCCGCATGCTGGAAAAGCGGGAATCGTTGCCCTATGAAGCCGACGGCGTCGTGTATAAAGTCAACCGCTTCGACTGGCAGGAACAACTGGGTTATATCGCCCGCGCCCCCCGCTGGGCCATCGCCCACAAATTCCCGGCCCACGAAGCCACCACAGTGGTGGAAGATATCGAAGTGCAAGTAGGCCGCACCGGCATCTTGACGCCGGTGGCAAAACTGAAACCGGTACAGGTCGGCGGCGTGACCGTCTCCAGCGCCACCTTGCATAACTTCGAGGAAGTCAAACGCAAAGATATAAGGGTGGGGGATACGGTCATCGTGCGCCGGGCCGGAGACGTCATTCCTGAAGTGGTCAAAGTCATCAAGGAAAAGCGCCCACCCGACACCAAACCGGTGGAACCGCCGGACCACTGCCCCGTGTGCGGTGCCGAGGTGGTTTCAGAACCCGGCGAAACCTTGATCCGCTGCAGCGGGGGATTATTCTGCCCGGCGCAACGGAAAGGTTCCATCAAACATTTCGCCTCCCGCCGGGCCATGGATATTGAAGGCTTGGGGGACAAGCTGATTGATCAATTGCTGGAAAAAGGGCTGGTTAAAACGGTGGCGGATCTTTACGACCTTACCGTGGATCAACTCGCCAGCCTTGAACGAATGGGGAAAAAATCAGCCCAGAATCTGATTAATGCCCTGGAAAAAAGCAAACACACCACCCTTGCCCGTTTTCTCTATGCTTTGGGAATCAGGGAAGTAGGAGAAGTCACCGCGCAAATTCTGGCCGATCATTTCCGTTCCCTTGAAAAATTGATGTCTGCCTCGGAAGAAGCATTGGAATCGATTCCAGGCATCGGCCCCATTGTCGCCAAGCATATTGTGACTTTTTTCCGCCAACCCCATAATCTTGAAATCATCCAGCGGCTAAGGAAAGCGGGGGTCCATTGGGAAGAACCCGAAGAAGAAACCGGACCTAAGCCGCTGAGCGGGAAAACCATCGTTTTTACCGGCACCCTGTCTTCCATGTCACGGGATGAAGCGAAAAAACGTATCGAAGCCTTGGGCGCACGGGCGACCAATACCGTTTCCAAAAATACTGATTATGTCGTGGTTGGAGAAAACCCAGGGTCAAAACTCAATAAAGCGCGGCAATTGGGCGTGACAATTCTCGATGAAGAACAATTTTTGGATTTACTGCAACAGTTTGACGCTATTTAG